Part of the Pseudarthrobacter sp. L1SW genome, CGCGGCCAGGACCTGGTTGCGGGTGAGTGCGTTGAAAAGAGTTGATTTGCCGACGTTGGGCAGTCCGACGATGCCAATAGTAAGAGCCACGAGCATTGATTCTACCCGCAGGGCGTCCACGCACAGTAACGGCCAAAAGGCCCGGCCCTGCGGGGCGAAATGTCGCTTCGGCAAAATGTCACAGCCCCGTGCGACAGTGAGGGCATGGATGCTTTCGCCTTGATTCTTGCTTTGTTCATGCTGCTGCTGGGGGCCCTCGCGGGTGCGGCGGCTGTGTTTTTTGTGCTTCGAAGAAATGCCAAGGGACTGGAGGAGGATTTCGACGCCGTATCGTCGCGGCTTTCCGAGGTCACTGCGCAGTTCGCCGCGGCCGACGCCGAGCGGCGCCTTTTGGCGGCACAGAACAGGGAGCTGGGTGAAGCCAGGAACCAGGACGGCAGCGTGCTGCGCGCCCTTGCGCCGGTGGCCGAGAAGCTCACGGCCGTCCAGCAGCAGGTGGCGCTGCTGGAGCGTGACCGGGTGGAACAGTACGGACAGCTGGCCCAGCAGCTTCAGGAGGCCAGGCTCTCGGACGAACAGCTGATCCGCTCCACGCACGCTCTTGAGTCCGCCCTCCGGTCCAACAGCGCCCGTGGTCAGTGGGGTGAAGTCCAGCTGCGGCGGGTGGTGGAAGCCTCCGGGATGCTCCGGCACGTGGACTTCGTGGAACAGGTCCACAGCGCCGGTGGTGACTCGAGCGTGCGGCCGGACCTGGTGGTCCAGCTGCCCGGTGATAAACAGCTGGTGGTTGACGCCAAAGTTCCCCTGTCCTCCTACCTGGAAGCCCAGGAGCTGGGCGCTGACGTCCGCCCGGCCGATGGTTCCGGCACACGTCCCGCCGGTCCGGCCTCCGTCGGCGGCCACCGCACCCAACAGGCGCTGCTGGCGGCCCATGCCAAGGCATTGCGGGCACACGTGGATTCGCTGGGCAATAAGAAGTACTGGGATATCCCCGGCAACTCCCCTGAGCTGGTGATCTGCTTCATCCCGGCTGAGTCCATTCTTGCCGCCGCCCTCATGGCCGATGCCGGGCTCCTTGACCATGCTCTCTCGAAGAACGTGGTCCTGGCATCGCCCAGCACGCTCCTGGCCGTCTTGAAGTCCGTGGCCTTTACGTGGCGGCAGGACGTCCTGACGGACAGTGCGCGGGAACTGTTCGAGCTTGCCCGGCAGCTGTATGACCGGATGGGAACCCTGGGCGAGAACGTCACCAAGCTGGGGTCTTCGCTGAAGTCGTCAGTGGACCGCTACAACGCCATGGTGGGAACGCTGGAAGCCCGGGTTCTCCCCACAGCCCGGAAACTGAACTCGCTGGAGGAATCCGGGCTGGCCGCGCCGCCCGTGGTCGAAGCCACGCCGCGGGCCCTTGCCGCGCCTGAACTGCAGAGCGACGACGAAGCCGCGTAACAGGGCCGTCCGGGGTCAGTTGCGCGCGCGGCGTCCGCCGAGGGCGCGGCTGACGTCGCCGGCCTGCTTGAGGGTGGCCCGGAGCTCCTTGGGCAGCGAGAAGAGCAGGTCCTCCTCCGCCGTGACAACTTCCTCCACTGTGCCGTAGCCGTAGTCGGCCAGCAGTCGCAGCACGTCCTGCACCAGGACCTCCGGGACGGATGCCCCGGACGTCACGCCGACGGTGGCAACCCCTTCAAACCACGTTTCATCAACCTCGTTGGCGAAATCGACCCGGTAGGACGCCTTCGCGCCGTACTCAAGGGCCACCTCCACCAGCCGGACGGAGTTGGAGGAGTTGGCCGAGCCCACGACGATGACCAGGTCTGCCTGCGGCGAGATCTTCTTGATGGCCACCTGCCGGTTGGTTGTGGCATAGCAGATGTCGTCGCTGGGCGGATCCTGCAGCGTGGGAAACCGCTGCTTGAGCAACCGGACGGTCTCCATGGTTTCGTCGACGCTGAGCGTGGTCTGCGAGAGCCAGATGACCTTTTCCGGGTCCCGGACCGTCACCTTGTCCACCTCGTGCGGGCCGTTGATGATCTGGATGTGCTCCGGGGCTTCGCCGGCGGTGCCTTCGACTTCCTCGTGGCCGTCGTGGCCGATCAGCAGGATGTCGAAGTCATCCTTGGCGAACCGGACGGCTTCCTTGTGGACCTTGGTCACCAGGGGGCACGTGGCGTCGATGGTGCGCAGGCCGCGGTCCTCCGCGGACTGGACCACGGCCGGGGAGACGCCGTGGGCGGAGAAGATGACCAGGGCGCCCTCGGGCACTTCGTCTGTCTCGTCCACGAAGATGGCCCCCTGCTCCTCCAGGGAGCTGACCACGTGGACGTTGTGGACGATCTGCTTCCGCACGTAGACCGGCGGGCCGTAATGCTCCAGGGCCTTCTCTACGGCGATGACGGCGCGGTCCACGCCGGCGCAGTAACCGCGGGGAGCAGCGAGCAGCACCTTCTTGGTTCCTGATACCGGAGCTGCGGCAGCTACTTCCTCAGGTGAACGGCGCCGACGCGGGATGGTGGGCATCGAAAGGGAAACAGCTGAGGGGGTCATTCCTCCATGCTACCGGGTTGCCCGCGACCGCTTCCGCGAGGTGAACCCGGCCACGAGGCCCAGCACCAGCAACACGCCGCCGGTGACCGCCGATGCCATGGTCCAGGCCTGGAAATCCGCGGCAGAGGCGGCCACGAACTCGTCCCGGAACATGTTGGCAACTTCATTTCCGCTGTCCGCGGACACGACGGCGGCAGAGGCCGCCTGTGAGCCTGCCGCCCAGGCAGCGGCCAGGAGCAGCGCCCCAACTCCGGCGCCGGCCAGCACTGTCCAGCGGCGCCGTGCGGCCACCAGGGCAAGGAGCAGCGCCACCGCGGAGCCCCCTGCCAGCAGGTAGCCTGCGGGCGCATAGCTGGTGAGCCGTTCGGTCCACTCTTTGTACACGGGCTGGCCCACGTTGATCAGGGTTTGTTCAGGCGGATCCAGCGGCAGCCTGGTGGCGCGCGAAATCTCCTCGGCGCCCAGCGCCACCAAGGGAGCGACGTCCAGGGTGAGGGATGAAGCTGAGGCTGCTCCGCCGTCGTCCGTTGCGGGGCTGGCGAAGCTGAGCCGGTGGCTCCTGCGCAGCGTCTCCTCCCACGCGGCCGGATAGCCGGGGAGGCCTGTCAGTGAAGAAGCAGCGTCTTCAAGCACCGGCTGGACCAGGTCCGAGAGGAAACCCGGAACGGCGCTGGTGTCGATGGTGCCCACCGCCGCAACCGCCAGCTCCTGCTGGAACCCTGAATTTGTTGCCAGCGGAGCAGCCAGCTCCACGAAGCCCTGCTCCTGGACGATGTTGCGGTCCAGCCAGATGGCCGGAACCGCCACGGCGGCCAGCAGGACTGCCAGCACGGTGGCGGCAGCAGAAACAAAAGTTCGCACAGCGGTTTCCTTCGTCGGTGGTGGCGTCAACCCATCCTAGGCAGGCCTGCCGCCCGGTTCTTGTCAGCCCCGGGTGGTACAGCTTATGGATAAGGTTGATTGAGCGCCCAACGCCCACCCAAACCACACCGCCGAACACAGACAGCCAAACACCGGACGAAGGACCCCATGCCCGCAGCTCCAGCCCCGCGAGGGCGTTTGCATGTCTGAACAGGCGTCACTTCCCGGCACTGGCCAGCAACCCACAGCGCCCACCACGCTGCCCGCCACTGCTGCCGAAACCACCCCGGACAATCCGTGGCCGCTCCAGCTGCTGTCGCAGAAGCTGAAGGCCCACATCGACCGCACGCCGTCGGCTTGGGTTGAAGGCCAGGTCATCGAACTGAACCGCCGGGGCACCAACGCCTACCTCACGTTGCGGGACGTGGACGCGGAAGTTTCGCTCCCCGCCTCGGTCTGGACCAAGGTGCTGGAACGCCAGAACCTGCCGCTGGAGCGCGGGTCGCGCGTGGTGGCCCTGCTGAAACCGGAGTTCTGGATCAAGACCGGCCGGCTGAACATGCTGGTCCGGGACATCAGGCCGGTGGGCCTGGGCGATCTCCTTGCCCGGATTGAACGGCTGCGCCAGGCGCTCTCCGCCGAGGGCCTTTTCGCTGACTCCCGCAAGAAACCCCTGCCCCTGCTGCCGCACCGCATCGGCCTGATCACGGGCCGCGATTCGGACGCGAAGAAGGACATCCTGCGCAACGCGGCCCTGCGCTGGCCCGCGGTTGAGTTTGAAATCCGGGAGGTGGCGGTCCAGGGAAACACGGCCGTGGCCCAGGTGGTCCGTGCCCTCCGCGACCTGGACGCCCTGCCGGAGGTGGACGTCATTGTGATAGCCCGCGGCGGCGGCGCCCTGGAGGACCTGCTGCCTTTCAACAGTGAAGAACTGATCCGCGCCGTCGCCGCAGCCGCTACCCCGGTGGTGAGTGCCATCGGCCACGAGGCGGACAGGCCGCTGCTCGACGACGTCGCGGACCTGCGTGCCTCTACCCCCACGGATGCCGCCAAGCGGATCGTCCCGGAAGTTTCCGAAGAACTGGCAGGTGTCCGCCAGGCCCGGGAGCAGCTGCGCCGGTGCATTGAGCGGCTGGTGGACCGGGAATCGGACCGGCTGGCTTCCCTCCATTCCCGTCCCGTGCTCGCTTCGCCGGAAGGACTGGTGACCATCCGCTCGGACGAGATTGAGCGGCTGCTGCGGAGGTCGTCGGCCGCGGTCAGTTCCACCGTGGTCCGCGCGGCTGACCAACTGGACCACCTGAAGGCCCAGGTGCGGGCGCTGTCGCCGCAGAAGACCCTGGACCGGGGGTACGCCGTCGTCGAACTCGCCCGAAGGCGTGCGGCGCAAGCAGGTGCCGCCGGGCATGCTGTGGTCCGCCGCCCGGCCGAGGCCCCGGCCGGCGCCGCGCTGTCCATCCGCGTGGCGGAGGGCCGCTTCGGCGCAACCTCCACGGGAACACCTGAAGAGACAACTACTGAAATTGGAGTACCACATGACTGAGCAGGCGGCAGGAGCCGGGATCGCGGCGCTGAGCTATGAAGAGGCCCGCGAGCAGCTCATCGCGGTGGTGGGGAAGCTTGAGGCCGGCGGGGCCAGCCTCGAGGAATCCCTGGCGCTGTGGGAACGCGGCGAAGCCTTGGCCGCGCGGTGCGAGGAATGGCTGGAAGGCGCCCGGAAGCGGCTTGCCGCCGCCCGCGACCAGCCGCTCTAGCCGGCGGCTTTAAGCACGCAGGCAAGCGTTCAGGAGCGCGCCGCCAGTTCCCGTTCCATGGCGACGTCGAACTCCGCCTTGGGCCACTCGAGGCCAAGGTCGGTCAGCGCACCCAGCAGCAGCTGCTGGACGGCGATCCTGGCAAACCATTTCTTGTTGGCCGGGACAACATGCCAGGGAGCG contains:
- a CDS encoding DNA recombination protein RmuC; this translates as MDAFALILALFMLLLGALAGAAAVFFVLRRNAKGLEEDFDAVSSRLSEVTAQFAAADAERRLLAAQNRELGEARNQDGSVLRALAPVAEKLTAVQQQVALLERDRVEQYGQLAQQLQEARLSDEQLIRSTHALESALRSNSARGQWGEVQLRRVVEASGMLRHVDFVEQVHSAGGDSSVRPDLVVQLPGDKQLVVDAKVPLSSYLEAQELGADVRPADGSGTRPAGPASVGGHRTQQALLAAHAKALRAHVDSLGNKKYWDIPGNSPELVICFIPAESILAAALMADAGLLDHALSKNVVLASPSTLLAVLKSVAFTWRQDVLTDSARELFELARQLYDRMGTLGENVTKLGSSLKSSVDRYNAMVGTLEARVLPTARKLNSLEESGLAAPPVVEATPRALAAPELQSDDEAA
- the xseA gene encoding exodeoxyribonuclease VII large subunit; this translates as MSEQASLPGTGQQPTAPTTLPATAAETTPDNPWPLQLLSQKLKAHIDRTPSAWVEGQVIELNRRGTNAYLTLRDVDAEVSLPASVWTKVLERQNLPLERGSRVVALLKPEFWIKTGRLNMLVRDIRPVGLGDLLARIERLRQALSAEGLFADSRKKPLPLLPHRIGLITGRDSDAKKDILRNAALRWPAVEFEIREVAVQGNTAVAQVVRALRDLDALPEVDVIVIARGGGALEDLLPFNSEELIRAVAAAATPVVSAIGHEADRPLLDDVADLRASTPTDAAKRIVPEVSEELAGVRQAREQLRRCIERLVDRESDRLASLHSRPVLASPEGLVTIRSDEIERLLRRSSAAVSSTVVRAADQLDHLKAQVRALSPQKTLDRGYAVVELARRRAAQAGAAGHAVVRRPAEAPAGAALSIRVAEGRFGATSTGTPEETTTEIGVPHD
- a CDS encoding 4-hydroxy-3-methylbut-2-enyl diphosphate reductase; protein product: MTPSAVSLSMPTIPRRRRSPEEVAAAAPVSGTKKVLLAAPRGYCAGVDRAVIAVEKALEHYGPPVYVRKQIVHNVHVVSSLEEQGAIFVDETDEVPEGALVIFSAHGVSPAVVQSAEDRGLRTIDATCPLVTKVHKEAVRFAKDDFDILLIGHDGHEEVEGTAGEAPEHIQIINGPHEVDKVTVRDPEKVIWLSQTTLSVDETMETVRLLKQRFPTLQDPPSDDICYATTNRQVAIKKISPQADLVIVVGSANSSNSVRLVEVALEYGAKASYRVDFANEVDETWFEGVATVGVTSGASVPEVLVQDVLRLLADYGYGTVEEVVTAEEDLLFSLPKELRATLKQAGDVSRALGGRRARN
- a CDS encoding exodeoxyribonuclease VII small subunit, producing the protein MTEQAAGAGIAALSYEEAREQLIAVVGKLEAGGASLEESLALWERGEALAARCEEWLEGARKRLAAARDQPL